Genomic DNA from Scatophagus argus isolate fScaArg1 chromosome 15, fScaArg1.pri, whole genome shotgun sequence:
TGATCTGAATGGAGCTCAGCCTCATTCTGCTGTGCCACCTTGGCTACGACATCAAGTGTCTCCAGCTGGGGAGGAACAGAATATAGAAGTGGCAGATTAGGAAACTGTTAAGAGCTGTCAGTGTTCAGCCACAACCTCCTCCCCTTCTCTATTTATGCATCTTTTCCTCCTCACCCACACTCCCTCctatccctccctccccacTCTCTCCCATTTTCCAACCTCtcgacacaaacacaacagagacagacagcctgCTTTCCAGTCTTGTCTTGCAACATGCTGCGTGTCTAACAACTGCATTTCAAGCCCCAAAATGCTGCTGGCTCTCTGATTCCAAAAAATAAGTTTCTTGTTCTTCAGAATGTTCTTGCAGAAATGTAACAGCTGAAAGCaatctgattattattattattattattatttaaatgcacTTTAATTCACATGTTTTTGCATGTATTGCTTGGAATGTGTCTGAAGGATCTGAAGCCTGCGCAGACTGAAAGTAATGATTTCATAATGCTGGAAGCCACTCAAATTGCAATGTACTGTAAATGGAGAAGGATCAATATTAAATGAGATGCATTATGGTGCTTTTTCATGAAGGACCCTGCTGAAAATCAATCACTGTAAGTCACTTGCAGTATTTCCCACCAAAGACAGATGGACGTGAAACAATAGCGGCAGCCTCCCATAACTGCACGGCCCACATGGCGGAAGAGGATTTAGAAAAATTGACAAGTTGCCGTTACAGTCATATAGATGCCTTTTGTCATCGCAGACAgctttgtctctctcactgATGCTTTGGTGAGAATGACACTGAAATATTGATGATAATTATTATGATGGATGTGGATTACTCTGCCCCCCTGCTTTGAGAGATGATAGATGCTGCTTTCAAGCCAAAGTCGCAGGAAAACTTTATCctgatcaaaaagaaaacatcaaagagCAACGAATCAGAAGTCACTTTACGTATCTGATTTAATTATATATGAATTCCTCAATCGACAGTCATTAACAAGTTCTTACACTTGCACTGCCTGTCTGTATATGTAGATTATCTTCATATAAACATACATATTTGATATACTCATATACCACAAGCGATCAATGGCTGCTTGAATCTGCTTCAAGCGCAGCATAACAAGTGTTCAGTAATTAGTTGGATGACTCCTCAGCCTCTTCTGTTCTGCCAAAACTGGAGGCTCTGGCATCATGTGCAATgcctttcattgttttctcatgATGTTGCATCGCCAAATGTCATGTATTTTCCACAACAAGATACATGTAATTTGGGAGATAGCTCTGCTGGGAGTGCATAGTGGAAATAATTGCACAGctgcacaggacaggaaaaggACTCTAaatagtgtgtgcatgtgaccCCCCAACTGCagtaaataaatagataaatagtgCAGGATATTCAGAATGGACTTTTAGTAGCACTGTGAATTTAAAATtgcaagaaaaaataaactgtatgGTGCCTCTTTCAATTTTGCTACcatcactgacatcactgtAACATCCATACACCAAAATCAGTGAcggaagaagtattcagatctaTAAATACTGCAAAAGCCTGCATGTAAGATTTTACATATGGATGTACcagcaacaaaatgttttaatacaTTAATATATGTTTCATACTAGATTATTACCACTGAGATGAGGACGGTTTGTTACTGTTAGAGCTCATTTGAACCACTTTACATACTGTTAGTTAAATGTATAACCGAGCAATGTGTGAAGTAACTATAGCTGTCAAATGAATGTATCGGAGCAGTCGAGTGCTCAGTTGTATTGAGTTATTTTCCGCCACTGCCCAAACGGCAGCACAAAAGCATATTTAACATTGTCTCATTTGTCCTTGGTGTTACAAGAATTACGCACGAGCGTGATTTTAACCGctaccaaaataaataaataaataaaataaataaaaatacgcATTATTTCTGTAAACACACCAGATAAATCTAACGATCTTTCTCCATATCTGCCGTTTGCTCGGACATGTGTACcgcctgcagcagctgcttttgCTCCTGTATAAAGAGGTGTGGACGATGCACTTCCTGCTGCGCTCCGAACACCTCAGACCACGTGACCCAGCAGGCGCACAAAACGCAGCCTTATAACCGCCCGCTCCCACTAACACAGTCTCCACCAGCTACATGTCCGTCTTTACTGTATGTGACATTGACTGTCAACACACGACAATTCCCCCGGCAAACCTTCACAACAACTATTAGAAATTCCCACTGGTTTCCTGCTCTGTTTTGGAATTACTTTTAACTGTGGGTGAAGAGAGTggagacaacaacaacaacagactggttCACTATCAGTTTAGTTcaattatttcttctttttatttttttatttatttttaattgttgctGCGGCATGGATCGAGGCAAGATGCTTCCGCTGAGAAAATCGAGGTACGTTTTTgagattttgtcattttatctgataatttttcttcattatagtttttgatttctctgtttattttattatctgtAGTTTGATTTTAGGGGTGATATTGATCAATGTATCAGCACAGCTTTCATCCAAACTGATTTTATAcccagatgatttttttttatttctcaaactgaaacatattttatgtgCAACTGGTCATGTCACGTTtagttgttgttcttttcacaATGCCTTATTCCAAACCCTAATGTAAACTTGACAGGTTAATAATTAATATCATCATTACTGGCATCAAAGATATAAAATGGATCATTGGACAGACATGTGCTTTCTTTATCTAGTTTCTCCCCTGATGCCCAATTAATCCACTGAttattgaataaaaaaaacagcttaatgCTTAATGACCTCCTTTAATTAATAAGAAAGCCTGGCTGTCCTACATACTTAATGCAATGATTTCCCCCGAGGCTGCACAGGTTTGTCATCAACTGTTCAGTTTCCCACTATTGTCTGGGAGGCATCTGCTCTGGAGTCAGCTGGCTGATACACTGATTCCCCCCCAATTTCTCTGAGCAACAAATTAATTTTCCACTATATTAATCATTAATAAGCCTTCATGCTGCTCCATGTGTTCAGATATTTGAAGAGTGAAATTTAACAAGGAGCATTTACTACTTTTcgtcatggaaaaaaaaaaaaaatctcctttctctcttcatAGATGTCCTTTTGCATGGGTCTAGTGCTGTTACACGAAACACCTTTTCACTCAGCATCTCTACAGGCACCACGCAGCCATGAACTGGGCTTTGCACAGGATAGCAGGCACCACAATGAGCACGTTGACGACAGGTGTACAGTATCTCGGCTCCAACGACGCCAACTACGACGACCATTCCATCGACTCAACTCTAATCAAGGGCAGGTTCAACTTTGAAAAGCCTTACTCTGCCTCTCACAGTAACTCTTTACCCAGACTCTTCCCAGGAAACAAGGAGGCCATTGAGAATGGCCTCTCTCCCATTTTCCCCACCAACATATCGGACTTACTGTTGAGTAATGGCAGCTATGTGGAGAGCGGAGGGGCAGCACAGTGCGAGGGGGACTTTGTGGACAACATGGAGTGCTTTATGATCCTCACCCCTGGTCAGCAGCTCGCCATCGCCATCTTGGCGCTCACACTGGGTACATTTACAGTGCTGGAGAACCTCATGGTACTGTGTGTGATCCTACACTCCCAGACGCTACGATCTCGGCCTTCCTACCACTTCATAGGCAGCCTGGCTGTGGCTGATCTGATAGGAAGCATCATTTTTGTCTACAGTTTCCTGGATTTCCACGTCCTCCACAGGAAGGATAGCCCGAATATTTTCCTCTTCAAGCTAGCCGGGGTCATCGCCTCCTTCACGGCCTCTGTTGGCAGTCTGTTTCTCACTGCGATCGACCGATACATCTCCATCCACAGGCCCATGGCGTACAAACGCATCGTCACAAAGACTAAAGCAGTGATTGCCTTCAGCATGATGTGGGCCATCTCCATCgtcttttcactgctgccactgctgggGTGGAACTGCAAGCGTCTCAACTCTGTCTGCTCGGACATTTTCCCTCTAATTGACCAGAACTACCTGATGATCTGGATTGGAATGACAACTATCTTGGTCCTGTTCATCATCTACGCATATATGTTCATCCTCTGGAAGTCCCACCACCACGCTGTCCGCATGCTGAGCCGCAGCTCTCAGAGGAGTGTGATTGTCTACACTCCAGAGGGAACTAAAGTGCAGACAGTGAGGCCCGAGCAGGCCCGGATGGACCTCCGTTTGGCTAAAACCTTGGTTCTGATCCTGGTGGCCCTCATCATCTGTTGGGGCCCAGTTCTAGCCATCATGGTTTATGACCTCTTTGGGAAGGTGAACGACTTCATCAAGACTGTGTTCGCATTTTGCAGCATGCTCTGCCTGCTCAACTCCACCGTGAACCCTGTGATTTACGCCATGAGGAGTAAGGACCTGCGCAGGGCCTTCGTCAACATCTGCCATATGTGCCGGGGAGCAACGCAGCCTCTGGACAACAGTGCTGAGAGTGACTGGAACAGCAGGAGTGTGAGAAGCACAGCGGGCGGGGTGGGGAAGTATGGAGCCGCCAGTGGCAAGACTCAAGCAAAAGTAGCACAGGTAACTGTTTCTGGAGTGACTGAGACTTCATCTGCAGAGCCAGTCTAAGAGACAAGCCCTCATGCTCTGGTACAACTGTGAAGTGAAGATATTGTAGAATAGCCCTGATCCTCCTAACGCACTGCTCTGTTGCTGTGAAATGTGCCAAAAAATGACTTAGAAACACAACTGAAATAAAcctgtttttgttgctttaaaacTGTGGAATATTTGTATGTTATTATATCCAGCTGTGTGGTGGAGCGTGATGATGAACATGCTTTCTTAACTCTGTCGCTGAAAAAAATGGTTTGTTAGGTTATACAAGTCTGGTTGACAATGCCAAGTTGATAGTCACATTAGCATGAACCACTGGGCTCAAGGATATATTTTTCTGCAACAAATGttataaacacaacacactgtgtcATCTTTACTATTTGAATGTGCGTAAGGttacagttttcagttttaaggtAGAAAAATAAGGCattgcctttgttttgtttttgtttttgttttttgagatcATGGCAATACTGTGGCAGAACTACAAGGCGAAAATGTGTCTATCTTCATGCGAAATGTCAGCTTTGAATGACAATACACTGCTAGTAAATAAAATTAGCATCCCATTAGTGATTTGAAATCAACTATTGATGCTTTTGTAGGACCGTAATATTGTGAAATTTGTGAAATACTGTTATTCTACttcatttattgtatttataaaatgtgtaatttgcAAAGCAAAATGGTGAGTCAtactttgaaaaatgaatggcTTTTTGATCAAATCAAAACTTATGTCTGTAGTGATTTGGGAATGTAACATAGCTGCTTATTACACATGTGTTTATGAAACAGTTGCAGCATTCAGTGAGAAGCTACACTTGTGAAGCATCCATTGTGCCGTTGTGTTCCCTAACAGTGTGTGTAAGCAGGGACATGAATTCAATAAATATATGAAATCTGTCTATTTTTATCATAATTTTCTCAACATATCTTTTCTTCcccaataaaataatgaaatccCCACAAAGCTTCAAATTCGCAAACTTTATTTACCAGACATGAGATGGGCCTACCatatgtacttttttttctcttcacgGTTAAACTGTGTTAAAACCGTGCATGGACCTAACCCTTTTTGGTCTTTTAGCATGAAACCAATTCTTCTTATGATTTATGGGCAGAAGCTATGGTCTTAATGTGGATGTGAATAATGAGCATTTCAACCTGGAAGGAATTTTTAAATCGACTTGACTGAGATTAGAGAACTTCAAGGCCTTAAGAtatgaacatatttttcataacaaaaacaaacatttgagaGTAGTTGGTACTAGATAGGCATACTTATTGatgtacaaacaaatacataaatacagatATTTGTCAGTGCCTAATTAACTTTGTGAGGCATAGACTTTTTGGGATTCACTGCTTCATATAGAACGAAGACAATGGTTCAGgcctgtgttttttgtgtaacACTGCCCTCCTGTGGACAAAAAAGGGACATGAACTATCTATTGTCTGTTAATTCTCATGGACTGATCACACTGATAAATGGATTTGTAGTTCATCGTATTGTATAATAAAGCCATATTATAACCAAGttaaatctgaaaagaaaaagtcgATGGTTGATAATTGATTCATGCTCATTTATTAGGAGGACGTCAAGCTTACGTTAGGCTGACTGAGTCACTACATAACCCAGAATGCACTACAGCGCATTTCACACGTGACGTCAAGAGCCGGAGAAGCCGACAGCCTCACATCAATAACAAGCAGCTAAGTTGCGTTAGCTAGCACCCCTGTCTAACAGCAGACAGTTGGCCCGCAGCCGGTGGATCGTCACTTCAACTTTTTGGAAGCAACTTTTAGAACAACACGAATTGTTTAACGTAGTCGAACAAACCAGCGTTCGTCCCAAAGGGTAAGCAACAGCTTTATTCAAATGTACAACAGAGCGCACTGTTCTGCCAATGGTAGCcaaagctaacgttagctttgttttctttttgattattAGCCAGCAAGcaaagctaacgttagcttgctaGCAGATATTTAAAGGCTCAGCTGCGCAGTATGCTCAGCATGCATTCCTCTGCGAAATAAACTGGTTTTAGTGGAGCAATTCACACTGAAATTATGAAGTCGTGTTAAAGAATAATCATGGTTCGCGGTTATCTGAAATAACTGATTACTCGCTTCTTTATTGGATTGTTTCGGTATtttgtgcccccccccccaacctctTAACAAACTGAAGTCATGGCGTGTGGAGCCACCCTGAAGAGGACCATGGATTTCGATCCGCTGATGAGTCCAACGTCCCCTAAAAGACGGAGATGCATTCCCGTGTCCCCATCGTCCTCATCCGCATCCCCTAGGAAGTATCTTAGCATGGAGCCCTCGCCATTTGGGGAATCTTCGTCAACACTTAGTGCAGGTAATTTTACTAATGTTGGCCAAGTTGGCCTGCTTGGTGGCCAGCCGACGGGCTTGAGAGGCATTAGCAACACGTTGAACCACACTAATAAGAAAGAAACCAGAAAACTGACATGCTCTTTAATTATAAGCTTTAGTTGTGGACTCGACAAAAGCGCCATGTCTGTCTTCACTAACAGATCCTTTTTTGCCTTCGTTTCTCCCACTAGAACAAATCCTCAACAGCATCAAGCAGGAATACAAACGCATTCAAAAGAGGAAGCATCTAGATGGAGGCTTCCAACAGTCAGAGTGCTGCTATTCTCCAGAGTCCCCTTCCCAGTCATCTACTATGAATGTTTCCAGCATGCCAGGTTGGTTGAGTAAGGCGCTACCTTCAGGAGAGACTGCTGCAGCACTACTTACATGTACTCTGGCATAATCAGAAATCCCACATACACGACAATTCttaagtttttgtttgatttgtccaGGGACGTGCTCTGGAGGTGTTTCTCCAAATAGAAAAGAACAGCCATTATTCACCCTCCGACAAGTTGGAATGATCTGTGAACGCCTGCtgaaagaaagggaagagaaagTGCGGGAGGAATATGAGGAGACCATGACTTCGAAACTGGCAGGTTGGTACACATTGAGCAGTAAGTGTTATGATTCAGAATGACACGAATCAACCAAAGTTACATCAAGTGAATACAGAAGAAAAACGGCTAATCTTTATATATTTGAAAAACTGGAACAAGCCAGTGTTTACTGATGGTAGATGAGCTGAATTATCAATTTCTTCCAGCATTAATATGCATCACTGATTCTGCGTGGTGTGTGGTAGTAAAATAATTCAGCAGGAGAACTTGTACCGAGCGATGCTGAGCAGATGCTTGTTTTACTTGACAAAGAAGGAGGATTTGAAAATGGGAATATTTATTTCTGACAGTAATATATTATCGAGTGGTGTGTGACCTCTTCTAGAGAAATGACAAGACAGAAAGCTAATTTCAGCATTGCACATTGTCCTTAAGGCCTAACATTAATTTGCACAACAACAGTAATTCTGATGTCCTGACTTGTAAATTTCAGAACAATATGACACCTTTGTGAAGTTCACACATGATCAGTTAATGCGACGATTCGGGGAGCAACCTGCAAGCTGTGagttctttcatttcatctaaAATTATGTCCACATTCCAGTTTCTTTGGCATACTGTATGTGAGAAAGTTTTTGATCTTGGTCTGAGCTCTGTCTTTTGAAGTTTAAAGTCTGgtttc
This window encodes:
- the LOC124071945 gene encoding cannabinoid receptor type 1B-like codes for the protein MNWALHRIAGTTMSTLTTGVQYLGSNDANYDDHSIDSTLIKGRFNFEKPYSASHSNSLPRLFPGNKEAIENGLSPIFPTNISDLLLSNGSYVESGGAAQCEGDFVDNMECFMILTPGQQLAIAILALTLGTFTVLENLMVLCVILHSQTLRSRPSYHFIGSLAVADLIGSIIFVYSFLDFHVLHRKDSPNIFLFKLAGVIASFTASVGSLFLTAIDRYISIHRPMAYKRIVTKTKAVIAFSMMWAISIVFSLLPLLGWNCKRLNSVCSDIFPLIDQNYLMIWIGMTTILVLFIIYAYMFILWKSHHHAVRMLSRSSQRSVIVYTPEGTKVQTVRPEQARMDLRLAKTLVLILVALIICWGPVLAIMVYDLFGKVNDFIKTVFAFCSMLCLLNSTVNPVIYAMRSKDLRRAFVNICHMCRGATQPLDNSAESDWNSRSVRSTAGGVGKYGAASGKTQAKVAQVTVSGVTETSSAEPV
- the LOC124071618 gene encoding akirin-2-like codes for the protein MACGATLKRTMDFDPLMSPTSPKRRRCIPVSPSSSSASPRKYLSMEPSPFGESSSTLSAEQILNSIKQEYKRIQKRKHLDGGFQQSECCYSPESPSQSSTMNVSSMPGTCSGGVSPNRKEQPLFTLRQVGMICERLLKEREEKVREEYEETMTSKLAEQYDTFVKFTHDQLMRRFGEQPASYVS